A genomic region of Thunnus albacares chromosome 4, fThuAlb1.1, whole genome shotgun sequence contains the following coding sequences:
- the LOC122980166 gene encoding extensin-like: MFNTVIGGVMPWKTHVLYFLLTATLSSIKLNDGRTADVGDVLQRPAETISAHSSRFGTVQGSLHLRSVKHESAAPTRGGSLALRLDNQKPTTALHSLMDAKLKRMDPSVQCGDNLMTLKVKQTRAPRFLVDSGEGPIPLSQMPSSCGYFVKRSRRDVLFAAPYQGCHVTQQGGKYVLPLRLSGAPMTMSCPVVSPLPSISCFPTGMVLKIVGVTASELKVKVSGTWKSLSSVCSSCGFAVEELSGGLTLTAPYPGGSCIEMKDEEYLLSLLLADVELLITCPSLPSVKPTTATTTPSSDGGQFPQYPVYPQFPIFPQHPVFPGPAPQTQSPTAPTDAPAPQLPQLPSSAAADSGPDTENQEVPAAQQPAFPFMPQYSQFPQFPLFPRPVPPIQSTADKNTAAPPAQLPQIMQSPQYLYPFPPQFPMVPGIFHSTTTPPPATSAEVLVTTPAPTEHDGKPNFPQQPQFPVLSPYPFLPFPNRPVSPGDQPQAVQDPKPVLQQPKPYVYPQTYQIPMFYPPQKQNTQSQTAAPATTSTTTATTTLKPSIQKPFYYQHPYMPLYYAPPQQPVFPDTPTTPPPPPATSAEILVTTPAPTEHDGKPNFPQQPQFPVLSPYPFLPFPNRPVPPGDQPQAVQDPKPVLQQPKPHVYPQTYQIPMFYPPQKQSTQSQTAAPATTSTTTATTTLKPSIQKPFYYQHPYMPLYYAPQQPVFLDHPTTPPTPASADQNQHHTMPPSLSFRNW; this comes from the exons ATGTTTAACACAGTCATCGGGGGTGTGATGCCTTGGAAAACTCATGTGTTGTATTTCCTACTAACAGCGACTCTGTCGTCCATAAAACTCAATGATGGACGGACCGCAGATGTCGGGGATGTTTTGCAAAGACCCGCAGAAACTATTTCAGCTCATTCTTCTCGTTTTGGGACAGTACAAGGCAGTCTTCACCTCAGAAGCGTGAAACATGAATCTGCGGCCCCAACTCGAGGCGGATCACTTGCTCTTAGGTTAGATAATCAAAAGCCGACGACAG CGTTGCACAGTTTGATGGATGCAAAACTCAAGCGCATGGATCCATCAGTGCAATGTGGTGACAACTTGATGACTTTGAAGGTCAAACAGACCAGAGCTCCTCGTTTTCTTGTGGATAGTG GTGAGGGACCTATTCCTCTGTCTCAAATGCCCTCAAGCTGTGGCTATTTTGTGAAGAGGTCCCGCAGAGATGTGCTCTTTGCTGCACCTTACCAGGGCTGCCATGTTACCCAACAG GGTGGCAAATATGTACTACCACTGCGTTTATCAGGGGCACCAATGACAATGTCTTGCCCAGTTGTGTCACCACTACCCTCCATTTCCTGTTTCCCAACTGGAATGGTGCTCAAGATTGTTGGTGTAACAGCAAGTGAACTCAAAGTTAAAG TGTCTGGCACTTGGAAGTCCCTTTCATCCGTCTGCAGCAGTTGTGGATTTGCTGTTGAAGAGCTCTCTGGAGGACTTACGCTCACTGCGCCCTACCCCGGAGGCTCGTGCATAGAAATGAAG GATGAGGAGTATTTACTTTCTCTCCTGTTGGCGGATGTTGAGCTCTTAATCACATGCCCTTCATTACCGAGCGTTAAGCCTACAACAGCAACAACTACGCCTTCTAGTGATGGTGGTCAGTTCCCACAGTATCCTGTGTACCCTCAGTTCCCGATTTTTCCACAACACCCAGTGTTTCCTGGGCCCGCTCCTCAAACACAGAGTCCCACTGCTCCCACAGATGCACCGGCACCACAACTTCCACAGCTTCCTTCaagtgctgctgcagactccGGGCCTGACACTGAAAACCAAGAAGTGCCTGCAGCTCAGCAACCTGCATTCCCGTTCATGCCACAGTATTCACAGTTCCCTCAGTTCCCCTTGTTTCCCAGACCTGTGCCACCAATACAGTctacagctgataaaaacactgctgctcctcCGGCACAATTACCTCAGATAATGCAGTCTCCACAGTATCTCTATCCTTTTCCCCCACAATTCCCTATGGTACCTGGAATTTTCCATTCAACAaccactcctcctcctgccaCTAGCGCAGAGGTTTTGGTAACCACACCTGCCCCTACGGAGCATGATGGGAAGCCTAATTTTCCCCAGCAGCCACAGTTTCCAGTGCTCTCTCCATATCCTTTCTTGCCATTCCCAAATCGCCCAGTGTCTCCAGGAGATCAACCCCAAGCTGTTCAGGATCCCAAACCTGTTCTCCAGCAGCCCAAACCATATGTGTATCCCCAGACTTATCAGATCCCCATGTTTTATCCACCTCAAAAGCAAAATACTCAATCTCAAACTGCAGCTCCTGCCACCACCTCAACAACCACTGCAACTACAACTCTAAAGCCTTCTATTCAAAAGCCATTTTACTACCAACACCCTTATATGCCACTTTATTATGCTCCTCCTCAGCAGCCTGTATTTCCGGATACTCCAaccacacctcctcctcctcctgccacTAGCGCAGAGATTTTGGTAACCACACCTGCCCCTACGGAGCATGATGGGAAGCCTAATTTTCCCCAGCAGCCACAGTTTCCAGTGCTCTCTCCATATCCTTTCTTGCCATTCCCAAATCGCCCAGTGCCTCCAGGAGATCAACCCCAAGCTGTTCAGGATCCCAAACCTGTTCTCCAGCAGCCCAAACCACATGTGTATCCCCAGACTTATCAGATCCCCATGTTTTATCCGCCTCAAAAGCAAAGTACTCAATCTCAAACTGCAGCTCCTGCCACCACCTCAACAACCACTGCAACTACGACTCTAAAGCCTTCTATTCAAAAGCCATTTTACTACCAACACCCTTATATGCCACTTTATTATGCTCCTCAGCAGCCTGTATTTCTAGATCATCCAACCACGCCTCCAACTCCTGCTTCAGCTGATCAGAATCAACACCACACAATGCCCCCTTCTTTATCCTTTAGGAATTGGTGA